In Myxococcus stipitatus, the following are encoded in one genomic region:
- a CDS encoding M28 family peptidase: MKRLLPLVLALSSTSALAQRVPLSTPAEKAASASIDADVLRAHVRFLAHDLLEGRGPGTRGDALGQAYIASQMEALGLKPAGTDGTFLQPFDLVGITSHPKSMSIRAPQGGMDLKFHEDFIAVSGVQSPEASLESSELVFVGYGIQAPEYAWDDFKGMDLRGKTLLVLNSDPEDDPRIFAGRTRLWYGRWDYKYEQAAKMGAAGAIILHTTASAGYPWQVVQSSWTGEQFELPEVAGPRLQVKGWATEDATRRVLRLAGKDLEVLREAARSRDFQPVPLGVTVSTRFATEVRRRPTANVLAMLPGSDPKLSQEVVLYSAHHDHLGMKEGGKEGEDTIYNGALDNAAGVSAMLAVARAYRALPQPPRRSILFAAVASEEQGLLGSQYLAEHPPVPAGRVAANVNIDGANIHGRTRDITVIGLGKSNLDALITALAKTQNRVVKADQLADRGFFYRSDQFNFARRGIPAAYFGSGMDFIGRPEGWGRLQREAWEAKHYHQPSDELRPEWDMSGAVEDARLFFLLGAHVARAPELPRWNKGDEFEAARLAALEALKAPRTEPSEGASK; this comes from the coding sequence ATGAAGCGCCTGCTGCCCCTGGTCCTGGCCCTCTCGTCCACTTCCGCCCTCGCGCAGCGTGTGCCGCTCTCCACGCCCGCGGAGAAGGCCGCCTCGGCGAGCATCGACGCGGATGTGCTTCGCGCCCACGTGCGCTTCCTCGCGCATGACCTGCTCGAAGGCCGTGGCCCCGGCACTCGGGGGGATGCGCTGGGGCAGGCCTATATCGCCTCGCAGATGGAGGCCTTGGGCCTGAAGCCCGCGGGGACGGACGGCACGTTCCTCCAGCCCTTCGACCTGGTGGGCATCACCAGTCATCCCAAGTCGATGTCCATCCGCGCGCCTCAAGGCGGCATGGACCTGAAGTTCCACGAGGACTTCATCGCCGTCTCCGGCGTGCAGAGCCCGGAGGCGAGCCTGGAGTCTTCGGAGCTCGTCTTCGTGGGCTATGGCATCCAGGCGCCCGAGTACGCGTGGGATGACTTCAAGGGGATGGACCTGCGCGGCAAGACGCTGCTCGTCCTCAACAGCGACCCGGAGGACGACCCGCGCATCTTCGCTGGACGCACGCGGCTCTGGTACGGCCGCTGGGATTACAAGTACGAACAGGCCGCGAAGATGGGCGCGGCGGGCGCCATCATCCTCCACACCACGGCCAGCGCCGGGTATCCATGGCAGGTCGTGCAGTCGTCGTGGACGGGCGAGCAGTTCGAGCTGCCCGAGGTTGCCGGTCCTCGTCTCCAGGTGAAGGGATGGGCCACCGAGGACGCCACGCGGCGCGTGTTGCGGCTGGCGGGCAAGGACCTGGAGGTGTTGCGCGAGGCGGCGCGTTCGCGTGACTTCCAGCCCGTGCCGCTGGGGGTGACGGTGTCCACGCGCTTCGCCACCGAGGTGCGGCGCCGGCCCACCGCGAACGTGCTGGCGATGCTGCCCGGCAGCGACCCGAAGTTGTCCCAGGAGGTGGTGCTCTACAGCGCGCACCATGACCACCTGGGCATGAAGGAGGGCGGGAAGGAGGGAGAGGACACCATCTACAACGGCGCGCTCGACAACGCGGCGGGAGTGTCCGCGATGCTGGCGGTGGCGCGGGCCTATCGCGCGCTTCCGCAGCCGCCGCGCCGCTCCATCCTCTTCGCCGCGGTGGCCTCGGAGGAGCAGGGGCTGTTGGGCTCCCAGTACCTCGCCGAGCATCCTCCGGTTCCCGCGGGACGCGTCGCGGCGAACGTCAACATCGACGGGGCCAACATCCACGGCCGCACGCGCGACATCACCGTCATCGGCCTGGGCAAGTCGAACCTCGACGCCCTCATCACCGCGCTGGCGAAGACGCAGAACCGCGTGGTGAAGGCGGACCAGCTCGCGGACCGCGGGTTCTTCTACCGCTCCGACCAGTTCAACTTCGCGCGCCGGGGCATTCCCGCCGCGTACTTTGGCAGCGGCATGGATTTCATCGGACGCCCCGAGGGCTGGGGCCGTTTGCAGCGCGAGGCCTGGGAGGCCAAGCACTACCACCAGCCGTCCGACGAGCTCCGTCCGGAGTGGGACATGTCGGGGGCCGTGGAGGATGCCCGCCTGTTCTTCCTTCTGGGGGCCCATGTCGCCCGCGCTCCGGAGCTGCCGCGTTGGAACAAGGGCGACGAGTTCGAAGCCGCACGCCTGGCGGCACTCGAGGCACTCAAGGCGCCTCGCACCGAGCCGTCGGAGGGCGCTTCGAAGTAG
- the cysS gene encoding cysteine--tRNA ligase gives MTPAPIRLFNTMSMQKELLEPAVPGCLGVYVCGPTVYSYIHIGNARTFTSFDVVVRYLRYRGYTVRYVRNFTDVDDKIIKAAHETGEAPVALAARYVEYFREDAKALHMVEPDVAPKVSEHLPEIVRIIQTLVDKGFAYESQGDVYFSVRADKDYAKLSKRNLEDLSVGERVQPGDQKREPLDFALWKAAKPGEPSWESPWGLGRPGWHIECSAMSEKYLGETFDIHGGALDLIFPHHENEIAQSESAHGKEFAKYWMHCGFLDLEGAKMSKSLGNVVRLRDALEKVDAEALRFFFLSTHYRHPLSFSDKALSDAEARMEYFYETLRKVDERLTGKDFGTGPVHGEPHRFLGEFECAMDDDFNSAGGLGALSGLFGLMNELTDKPPVKDKALVGRTLLALREDVRKVSGVLGLFEDEPGAWLLRRRERAVRERGIDVAEVERLLGERTAARAAKDFAAADRVRTTLKEKGVEIMDTPGGTTWKVAPAQG, from the coding sequence GTGACTCCCGCACCCATCCGGCTCTTCAACACGATGTCCATGCAGAAGGAGCTGCTGGAGCCCGCTGTCCCGGGCTGTCTGGGGGTCTACGTCTGTGGTCCCACTGTCTACAGCTACATTCATATCGGGAACGCTCGCACCTTCACGTCCTTCGACGTGGTGGTCCGCTACCTCCGGTACCGGGGCTACACGGTCCGTTATGTCCGGAACTTCACGGACGTGGACGACAAAATCATCAAGGCCGCGCACGAGACGGGCGAGGCCCCCGTTGCGCTGGCGGCGCGCTACGTCGAGTACTTCCGTGAGGACGCGAAGGCGCTCCACATGGTGGAGCCGGACGTCGCGCCGAAGGTGAGCGAGCACCTCCCCGAAATCGTCCGCATCATCCAGACGCTGGTGGACAAGGGCTTCGCGTACGAGTCCCAAGGCGACGTGTACTTCTCCGTTCGCGCGGACAAGGACTACGCGAAGTTGTCCAAGCGCAACCTGGAGGACCTGTCCGTCGGCGAGCGCGTGCAGCCCGGCGACCAGAAGCGCGAGCCGCTCGACTTCGCGTTGTGGAAGGCGGCCAAGCCGGGCGAGCCCTCATGGGAGAGCCCCTGGGGCTTGGGGCGTCCGGGCTGGCACATCGAGTGCTCCGCGATGAGCGAGAAGTACCTGGGTGAGACCTTCGACATCCACGGTGGTGCGCTGGACCTCATCTTCCCCCACCACGAGAACGAAATCGCCCAGAGCGAGTCCGCGCACGGCAAGGAGTTCGCGAAGTATTGGATGCACTGCGGCTTCCTGGACCTCGAAGGCGCGAAGATGTCCAAGTCGCTGGGCAACGTGGTGCGCCTGCGCGACGCGCTGGAGAAGGTCGACGCGGAGGCCCTGCGCTTCTTCTTCCTGTCCACGCACTACCGTCACCCTCTGAGCTTCTCCGACAAGGCGCTGTCCGATGCGGAAGCGCGCATGGAGTACTTCTACGAGACGCTGCGCAAGGTGGACGAGCGGCTGACGGGCAAGGACTTCGGCACGGGCCCGGTCCATGGAGAGCCGCACCGTTTCCTCGGCGAGTTCGAGTGCGCCATGGACGACGACTTCAACAGCGCGGGCGGCCTGGGCGCGCTGTCCGGTCTGTTCGGGTTGATGAACGAGCTGACCGACAAGCCCCCCGTGAAGGACAAGGCGCTCGTGGGCCGCACGCTCCTCGCGCTGCGCGAAGACGTGCGCAAGGTGTCCGGCGTGCTGGGCCTGTTCGAGGACGAGCCGGGGGCGTGGCTCCTGCGCCGCCGTGAGCGCGCGGTGCGTGAGCGGGGCATCGACGTGGCGGAGGTGGAGCGGTTGCTGGGCGAGCGGACGGCCGCCCGGGCCGCGAAGGACTTCGCCGCGGCGGACCGCGTCAGGACCACGCTGAAAGAGAAGGGCGTGGAAATCATGGACACGCCTGGTGGCACCACGTGGAAGGTGGCGCCCGCGCAGGGCTGA
- a CDS encoding FHA domain-containing protein, with product MAPPNPKRPPRPPRPPGTQAPKDSDVELPFDDDEVAPLQADDPRPQRVPQFPAGSRKPTRQGGGKGRERGDRELSSKFDWGREYSNPGHPPAFLYVERGPGAGQLVPVQPGTLVLGRSSSSDLRLQHPSISRRHAQVTRKGDQIFLKDLGSQNGTFINRNRVTDEVEVMSGDEITLGNAMMRLRGPGGTPAAGLPAFVGDVAPPSPRKRGLSPLGVGLVAAGLGSTVAALFTVLAVGLSSNRGTPTDEAPRTARPPSSTPASTTTPTDTERPLLVDTGDTRPTEAARPEAPRAPREAPAPTPPGLSARDIASGSKRVPAQTSATTSGTGLSARDIASGSNAGRTTTAAEETAPADTPGKEPAVRDLSAGATRAAPRVAPTVSAQSVAKGEVAAFPDPASDDEATAVAKSGASARTRAPRPTGPATEPEVLRLYEADDLPAAMDLAKAGRFNTLHTQLSRFDSARSEATKALEKGDTARAISQLTVAVRIDQELAKGWSRQGPQLRKQLSTLYVRMGVEHAKAQNPDAAREAYEQALKHDAGNRAATEGLRRLESAAAAP from the coding sequence ATGGCTCCACCGAATCCCAAGCGCCCGCCCCGCCCTCCCCGTCCACCGGGTACGCAGGCGCCGAAGGACTCCGACGTGGAGCTGCCCTTCGACGACGATGAGGTGGCGCCCCTCCAGGCCGACGACCCACGCCCCCAGCGTGTGCCCCAGTTTCCAGCGGGCTCGCGCAAGCCGACGCGACAGGGCGGAGGCAAGGGACGTGAACGGGGCGACCGCGAACTGTCTTCCAAATTCGACTGGGGCCGCGAGTACTCGAACCCCGGTCATCCCCCCGCGTTCCTGTACGTCGAGCGAGGCCCCGGCGCCGGCCAGCTCGTTCCGGTCCAGCCAGGGACCCTGGTCCTCGGGCGGTCGTCCTCATCGGACCTGCGCCTTCAGCACCCCTCCATCAGCCGCCGCCACGCGCAGGTCACCCGGAAGGGCGACCAGATCTTCCTGAAGGACCTGGGCAGCCAGAACGGCACCTTCATCAATCGCAATCGAGTGACAGATGAAGTCGAGGTGATGTCAGGCGACGAAATCACCCTGGGCAACGCGATGATGCGGTTGCGAGGCCCCGGTGGGACCCCCGCCGCGGGACTCCCCGCCTTCGTTGGCGACGTGGCGCCGCCGTCCCCTCGCAAGCGCGGACTGAGTCCCCTGGGAGTGGGGCTCGTCGCCGCGGGACTCGGCTCCACCGTGGCGGCCTTGTTCACCGTGCTGGCGGTCGGATTGAGCTCGAATCGCGGCACGCCCACCGACGAGGCTCCTCGCACGGCGCGCCCGCCCTCCTCGACTCCGGCCTCCACGACGACCCCGACGGACACTGAGCGCCCGCTCCTCGTGGACACGGGCGACACGCGCCCCACCGAAGCAGCCCGCCCCGAAGCACCCCGTGCCCCCCGCGAGGCCCCCGCGCCGACGCCCCCGGGGCTCAGCGCGCGTGACATCGCGTCGGGCTCCAAACGGGTACCGGCGCAGACAAGCGCCACGACCTCGGGCACGGGACTCAGCGCTCGCGACATCGCCTCCGGCTCGAATGCGGGGCGGACCACGACCGCGGCTGAAGAGACGGCCCCCGCGGACACCCCGGGCAAGGAGCCAGCTGTTCGCGACCTTTCGGCGGGCGCGACGCGAGCAGCACCTCGCGTGGCTCCCACGGTGAGCGCCCAGAGTGTCGCCAAGGGAGAGGTGGCCGCGTTCCCGGACCCCGCATCGGACGATGAAGCCACGGCTGTCGCGAAGAGCGGCGCAAGTGCGAGGACCCGTGCGCCCCGGCCAACGGGCCCCGCGACGGAGCCAGAGGTCCTGCGGCTCTATGAAGCCGACGACCTCCCCGCCGCGATGGACCTCGCGAAGGCGGGCAGATTCAACACCCTGCACACGCAGCTGTCCCGCTTCGACTCCGCCCGGAGCGAGGCGACCAAGGCGCTCGAGAAGGGCGACACGGCCCGCGCCATCTCCCAGCTCACCGTCGCGGTTCGCATCGACCAGGAGCTCGCGAAGGGCTGGAGCCGGCAGGGTCCCCAGCTCCGCAAGCAACTCTCCACCCTCTACGTCCGGATGGGCGTGGAGCACGCGAAGGCCCAGAACCCGGACGCGGCTCGCGAGGCCTACGAACAAGCCCTCAAGCATGATGCCGGAAACCGGGCGGCCACCGAGGGACTCAGGCGCCTTGAAAGCGCCGCAGCAGCCCCTTGA
- a CDS encoding CarD family transcriptional regulator, translating into MQTSFKTGDKAVYPGQGVGEVMGIEHTEVAGQRQSFYVLRILENGMRIMIPINKVGSVGLREIISEEDVKQVYSILREKDISVDSTTWNRRYREYMEKIKTGSVFEIAEVLRDLYLLKGDKDLSFGERKMLDTARSLLIKELSLAKDCSEEEIESDLKKIFNLA; encoded by the coding sequence GTGCAGACCAGCTTCAAGACTGGTGACAAGGCGGTTTATCCAGGCCAGGGCGTCGGTGAGGTGATGGGTATCGAGCACACCGAGGTGGCCGGGCAGCGCCAGTCGTTCTACGTGCTGCGCATCCTGGAGAACGGGATGCGGATCATGATCCCGATCAACAAGGTCGGGTCGGTCGGCCTCCGGGAGATCATCAGCGAAGAGGATGTGAAGCAGGTCTATTCCATCCTCCGGGAGAAGGACATCTCGGTTGACTCCACCACCTGGAACCGTCGGTACCGGGAGTACATGGAGAAGATCAAGACGGGCTCCGTCTTCGAGATCGCCGAGGTGCTGCGTGATCTGTACCTCCTGAAGGGCGACAAGGATCTGTCCTTCGGTGAGCGCAAGATGCTCGATACGGCGCGCTCGCTGCTGATCAAGGAACTGTCGCTCGCGAAGGACTGCTCCGAGGAAGAGATCGAGTCGGACCTGAAGAAGATCTTCAACCTCGCCTGA
- a CDS encoding DNA internalization-related competence protein ComEC/Rec2, whose protein sequence is MDRYAWRDLGTRPLFFPSLSLLLGALWAPRTDASAELFLVCGVFLGLVALALARLPGAHLAVLAALGLAGIGLARWEARTEVPAALLRGGDAVLEGEAERVDLFEGSLRVRLAVARAGASDTALESARFKVSLTLRGSSPAPLLPGQRLRATVRLAPDAPASNPGEKDFSSARRRQGVAFLATGDAEAVLVLSRAPGWRWELEDTRERLAEATHRLAPSRDAAALFLTLAAGRRAELDATWEEAFSKAGLAHVLSVSGLHVAALALMTLALLRRLLARAGARWRKVDARRVAAPAAVPFVWAYVLFTGNQPPAVRSAVMATVVLLGLAWWKRADGLNGLSAAALVLVLWAPSSVEDLSLRLSFLAVFGLVLLVPALRLALPLSPPDPGEQRRWVRLWGKARESVAQTLCASAAATLAGLPVVASAFGRVSLAGLISNIIALPLCGLLTGVAAGGAALFVLAPPLATPLLWVGAWASEALLWLTRVFASMPLASVEVPSLGGWSALYAVGLLSWALGTGRWRLGGWLAPVALVAAVVVPRLMPQPGLSVTFLSVGQGDAVVLSSRGQHALVDGGGAPNGADTGKRFVLPYLRHQGITHLELAVLSHPHPDHALGLVSTLGSIPTARLWLPAGDEGGPLSRQVVAAARDARVEEVEAGHPSLNLGEATLEVLGPPEATERELLEGVNDRSVVLRVRHGDVTILLPGDVEHDAEELLVGTVGPVTVMKAPHHGSRTSSTQALLERVRPRHVVFCVGRRNRFGFPHPEVEARYRALGSECWRTDIDGAVTVESDGRDVRLVPHLTREPLSEEARLAEDVRHSHR, encoded by the coding sequence GTGGATCGTTACGCGTGGCGCGACCTGGGGACGCGTCCCCTCTTCTTTCCCTCGTTGAGCTTGCTGCTGGGCGCTCTCTGGGCACCAAGAACGGACGCCTCCGCGGAGCTATTTCTGGTCTGCGGGGTTTTCCTAGGACTGGTCGCTCTAGCGCTCGCCCGGTTGCCTGGTGCTCATCTGGCGGTGCTGGCGGCCCTTGGGTTGGCGGGCATCGGACTGGCGCGGTGGGAGGCTCGGACCGAGGTGCCCGCCGCGCTCCTCCGTGGTGGCGACGCCGTGCTGGAGGGCGAGGCGGAGCGGGTGGACCTGTTCGAAGGGTCCCTGCGCGTGAGGCTCGCGGTGGCACGAGCGGGGGCTTCAGACACGGCGCTCGAGAGCGCGCGCTTCAAGGTGAGCCTGACGCTGCGGGGCTCCTCCCCCGCACCGCTGCTGCCAGGTCAGCGCCTTCGCGCCACGGTTCGACTGGCTCCGGATGCCCCGGCGTCCAATCCGGGAGAGAAGGACTTCTCGTCGGCCCGGCGAAGACAAGGCGTGGCGTTCCTGGCGACGGGGGATGCGGAGGCGGTGCTGGTGTTGTCTCGGGCGCCTGGGTGGCGATGGGAGCTGGAGGACACACGCGAGCGATTGGCCGAGGCCACCCACCGGCTGGCCCCTTCTCGCGACGCGGCGGCGCTCTTCCTGACGTTGGCCGCGGGCCGGCGCGCGGAGCTGGACGCGACCTGGGAAGAAGCCTTCTCGAAGGCGGGCCTCGCCCATGTCTTGAGCGTGAGTGGCCTGCACGTCGCGGCCCTGGCGCTGATGACACTCGCGCTGCTGCGCCGTCTGCTGGCGCGCGCGGGAGCCCGGTGGCGGAAGGTGGATGCTCGACGGGTGGCGGCGCCCGCCGCGGTGCCCTTCGTCTGGGCCTACGTGTTGTTCACCGGAAACCAGCCTCCGGCCGTGCGCTCGGCGGTGATGGCCACGGTGGTGCTGCTGGGGTTGGCGTGGTGGAAGCGCGCGGATGGCTTGAATGGCCTCTCAGCGGCGGCGCTGGTGCTGGTGCTGTGGGCGCCCTCCAGCGTCGAGGACCTGTCCTTGCGGCTGTCGTTCCTCGCGGTGTTCGGGCTGGTGCTGCTCGTGCCCGCGCTGAGACTGGCCCTTCCGCTTTCTCCTCCGGACCCGGGCGAACAACGGCGATGGGTTCGGCTCTGGGGCAAGGCTCGCGAGTCCGTGGCGCAGACCCTGTGCGCGAGCGCGGCGGCCACGTTGGCGGGGCTCCCCGTGGTCGCATCGGCGTTCGGACGCGTGAGCCTGGCGGGGCTCATCTCCAACATCATCGCCCTCCCCCTCTGCGGCCTGCTCACGGGCGTGGCCGCGGGTGGCGCCGCGCTGTTCGTCCTCGCGCCTCCGCTCGCGACTCCCTTGCTGTGGGTGGGAGCCTGGGCCTCGGAGGCACTGTTGTGGCTCACCCGCGTGTTCGCATCCATGCCGCTGGCCTCGGTGGAGGTGCCATCCCTGGGCGGCTGGTCGGCGCTGTACGCAGTGGGGCTCTTGTCGTGGGCACTGGGCACCGGACGGTGGCGACTGGGCGGATGGCTCGCGCCCGTGGCGCTCGTGGCCGCTGTGGTCGTCCCAAGGCTCATGCCCCAGCCGGGGCTGAGTGTCACCTTCCTCTCCGTGGGCCAAGGCGACGCGGTGGTGCTGAGCTCCCGCGGACAGCATGCCCTCGTGGATGGAGGAGGCGCCCCGAATGGCGCGGACACGGGGAAGCGCTTCGTGCTGCCCTATCTGCGGCACCAGGGCATCACGCACCTGGAGCTCGCGGTGTTGTCCCATCCACACCCGGACCATGCGCTGGGGCTGGTGTCCACGCTGGGCAGCATTCCCACGGCGCGCCTGTGGCTGCCAGCGGGAGACGAGGGAGGTCCGCTGTCACGCCAGGTGGTCGCCGCCGCGCGCGACGCGCGAGTCGAGGAGGTCGAGGCGGGCCATCCCTCGCTGAACCTGGGGGAAGCCACGCTGGAGGTGTTGGGCCCCCCCGAGGCCACGGAGCGTGAGCTGCTGGAAGGTGTGAATGACCGCAGCGTGGTGCTGAGGGTCCGTCATGGCGACGTCACCATCCTCTTGCCCGGGGACGTGGAGCATGACGCGGAGGAGCTGCTCGTGGGCACGGTCGGCCCGGTGACGGTGATGAAGGCTCCGCACCATGGCTCGCGAACCTCGTCCACCCAGGCGTTGCTGGAGCGGGTCCGTCCACGACACGTGGTCTTCTGCGTCGGCCGGCGCAACCGCTTCGGCTTTCCACACCCCGAGGTGGAGGCGCGCTACCGAGCCTTGGGCAGCGAGTGTTGGAGGACGGACATCGACGGCGCGGTCACCGTGGAGAGTGATGGCCGGGATGTCCGGCTGGTCCCCCACCTGACGCGCGAGCCCCTCTCGGAGGAGGCCCGACTTGCCGAGGATGTGCGGCATTCCCATCGTTGA
- a CDS encoding sugar-binding protein gives MRTSSLVLLLTFSCLVTACRDEQAGPKPRAKRLPEPAQARILEAAPSDLTFRAGTTFADGSVVYLGSKVTPQKAAPGEEVRLAHYFQARRPPPQGYGFFVHVVEDAGGGMLINADHEVQNGAAPLASWPVDKVIEDVHSIPMPAVPARVMLGFWRGDERLHVDEASAHDGSHRMMGPRLGGNAAAELPEYIVRRASAAPTIDGVLDDAVWKSASPVVLRGSFDGREVRLRTEARLAYDDEFLYVAFDAEDPDVWGTMRKRDDPIYEQEVVEIFLDANADGRTYNELQVSPHNVNFDASFVGRRQGMDVSWDSGMKSAVKVRGTLDDASDTDEGWSVEMRIPFARLSEVPHIPPRPGDRWRFNLYRLEHHGRRTVEGQAFSPLFVGDFHALPRFAWLTFQ, from the coding sequence ATGCGCACCTCTTCTCTCGTCCTTCTGCTGACTTTCTCGTGCCTGGTGACCGCATGCCGCGATGAGCAGGCGGGGCCCAAGCCGCGCGCAAAGCGCCTGCCCGAACCCGCGCAGGCCCGCATCCTGGAGGCCGCCCCCTCGGACCTGACGTTCCGCGCGGGCACCACCTTCGCTGACGGCTCGGTGGTGTACCTGGGCTCGAAGGTGACGCCGCAGAAGGCCGCCCCGGGTGAAGAGGTCCGGCTGGCGCACTACTTCCAGGCCCGGCGTCCGCCGCCGCAGGGATATGGCTTCTTCGTTCACGTCGTGGAGGACGCGGGCGGCGGGATGCTCATCAACGCGGACCACGAGGTGCAGAATGGCGCCGCGCCGCTGGCCTCATGGCCCGTGGACAAGGTCATCGAAGACGTCCACTCCATCCCCATGCCCGCCGTGCCCGCGCGGGTGATGCTGGGCTTCTGGCGCGGCGACGAGCGGTTGCACGTGGATGAGGCTTCGGCGCACGACGGTTCGCACCGGATGATGGGGCCTCGGCTCGGGGGCAACGCGGCCGCGGAGCTGCCCGAGTACATCGTGCGCCGGGCGAGCGCCGCGCCCACCATCGACGGCGTGTTGGATGACGCGGTCTGGAAGTCGGCGTCGCCCGTGGTGCTGCGCGGCAGCTTCGACGGGCGCGAGGTCCGGCTGCGCACCGAGGCGCGACTGGCGTACGACGATGAGTTCCTCTACGTGGCCTTCGACGCCGAGGACCCCGACGTCTGGGGCACGATGCGCAAGCGGGACGACCCCATCTACGAGCAGGAGGTGGTGGAGATCTTCCTCGACGCCAACGCGGATGGCCGGACGTACAACGAGCTGCAGGTGTCACCCCACAACGTCAACTTCGATGCGTCCTTCGTCGGACGCCGGCAGGGGATGGATGTGTCGTGGGACTCGGGGATGAAGTCGGCGGTGAAGGTACGAGGCACGCTCGATGACGCCTCCGACACGGACGAAGGGTGGTCCGTGGAGATGCGCATTCCGTTCGCGCGCCTCTCGGAGGTGCCCCACATTCCGCCCAGGCCCGGGGACCGCTGGCGCTTCAATCTCTACCGCCTGGAGCACCACGGACGCCGCACGGTGGAGGGGCAGGCCTTCTCACCGCTCTTCGTGGGCGACTTCCACGCGCTGCCTCGTTTCGCGTGGCTGACCTTCCAGTAG
- a CDS encoding LppP/LprE family lipoprotein: protein MSRHPMPTPVVLLCAVLSPLFALGAPQPETPVAKGSAWVDASPIPAWNRPNGPIPKAHKGNGQSLSTGPCAKLARKPSTTADRAVMKAGWTLLGALQVFDTTEVITAASEGDGMCRAMGFQVFVFVSGRFAGTLSPEPMSDRFDGAMGDVRITSAKNLSATVRRYAEEDPLCCPSREASVDYEVQSGPKGPVVTATQATTQATTSP, encoded by the coding sequence ATGTCGCGACACCCCATGCCCACGCCGGTGGTCTTGCTCTGCGCCGTGCTCTCTCCCCTCTTCGCGCTGGGAGCCCCCCAGCCCGAGACTCCCGTGGCCAAGGGCTCCGCATGGGTGGATGCCAGCCCCATTCCCGCCTGGAACCGGCCGAACGGCCCCATCCCCAAGGCCCACAAGGGAAACGGCCAGTCCCTGAGCACAGGCCCCTGCGCGAAGCTCGCGCGCAAACCCAGCACCACCGCGGACCGGGCCGTGATGAAGGCGGGGTGGACGCTGCTCGGAGCGCTGCAAGTCTTCGACACGACGGAGGTCATCACCGCCGCATCCGAGGGCGACGGGATGTGCCGCGCCATGGGCTTCCAGGTGTTCGTCTTCGTCAGCGGGCGGTTCGCGGGCACGCTGTCACCCGAGCCCATGTCGGACCGGTTCGACGGCGCCATGGGGGATGTCCGCATCACGAGCGCCAAGAACCTCTCGGCCACGGTGCGCCGCTACGCCGAAGAGGACCCGCTGTGCTGTCCCTCTCGCGAAGCCAGCGTGGACTACGAGGTCCAGTCAGGTCCCAAGGGCCCCGTGGTGACGGCGACCCAAGCGACGACCCAGGCGACGACGTCACCGTGA
- a CDS encoding DUF2071 domain-containing protein, translating to MRPFLTATWRYLLMLNYEVDPKVLAPLVPRGTELDTWQGRTFASMVGFRFLDTRVRGLAVPFHRDFDEVNLRYYVRYRGPEGWRRGVAFVRELVPRWAIATVARVLYNEPYLALPMRHNVEMQGAEQGAAGRVEYAWKHAGQWHRLAAHTRGAPFSSTEGSQEEFITEHYWGYTPQRDGGCAEYRVEHPRWNVWRAEDVTFDCDVSRLYGDRFVPFLRGTPASAFVADGSSVSVYPGTRLSETPHAVASAA from the coding sequence ATGCGCCCCTTCCTCACGGCCACGTGGCGGTATCTCCTGATGCTGAACTACGAGGTGGACCCCAAGGTCCTCGCGCCCCTCGTGCCTCGCGGCACCGAGCTGGACACGTGGCAAGGAAGGACCTTCGCCAGCATGGTGGGCTTCCGCTTCCTGGACACCCGCGTGCGTGGACTCGCGGTGCCGTTCCACCGCGACTTCGACGAGGTCAACCTGCGCTACTACGTGCGCTATCGCGGCCCCGAAGGGTGGCGGCGCGGCGTGGCCTTCGTGCGCGAGCTCGTTCCCCGGTGGGCCATCGCCACCGTCGCACGGGTCCTCTACAACGAGCCGTACCTCGCCCTCCCCATGCGCCACAACGTCGAGATGCAAGGCGCCGAGCAGGGCGCGGCAGGACGCGTGGAATACGCCTGGAAACACGCGGGCCAATGGCATCGGCTCGCGGCCCACACTCGCGGCGCTCCCTTCTCCAGCACCGAGGGCTCACAGGAAGAGTTCATCACCGAGCACTACTGGGGCTACACACCCCAACGCGACGGTGGTTGCGCGGAGTACCGCGTGGAGCACCCGCGCTGGAACGTGTGGCGGGCGGAGGATGTGACGTTCGACTGCGACGTCTCCCGGCTGTACGGAGACCGCTTCGTCCCCTTCCTGCGAGGCACTCCCGCATCGGCCTTCGTCGCCGACGGCTCCAGCGTGTCCGTATACCCGGGCACCCGACTGTCCGAGACTCCACACGCCGTCGCCTCCGCCGCGTGA